One region of Polynucleobacter sp. SHI8 genomic DNA includes:
- a CDS encoding NADH-quinone oxidoreductase subunit A, with protein MNLGNYLPVFLFILVGIGVGLVPMALGKLLGPSNPDPEKISPYECGFDAFEDARMKFDVRYYLVAILFILFDLETAFLFPWGVALKEIGWAGYMSMIVFLLEFVVGFVYIWKKGALDWE; from the coding sequence TTGAACCTTGGTAATTATCTCCCAGTCTTTTTATTTATCTTAGTTGGCATAGGCGTTGGCCTTGTACCAATGGCTTTGGGCAAATTGCTTGGCCCTTCTAATCCTGACCCTGAAAAAATTTCCCCGTATGAATGTGGTTTCGATGCATTTGAAGATGCACGCATGAAATTTGACGTTCGATACTATCTGGTTGCTATCTTGTTTATTTTGTTTGATCTCGAAACGGCCTTTTTGTTTCCATGGGGTGTTGCGCTTAAAGAGATTGGTTGGGCTGGATACATGTCAATGATTGTGTTTCTTTTGGAATTTGTTGTTGGATTTGTTTATATTTGGAAAAAAGGTGCTCTTGACTGGGAATAG
- a CDS encoding phosphatidylserine decarboxylase, translating to MSVYKHPIIAREGWPYLIGLGILAIIFTKFIGVYYALPIWILFIFVLQFFRDPPRLVPIAANAILAPADGRIVAVEKTFDPYAKRDALKISIFMNVFNVHSNRIAVNGRIKSIEYFPGKFFNADLDKASVENERNAVVIDANGHDITLVQVAGLIARRILCYAQVGDAVKKGERYGFIRFGSRVDVYMPLDVEPLVSVGDTVYATTTLLAILSHLDS from the coding sequence ATGTCAGTCTATAAGCACCCCATTATTGCTCGAGAAGGATGGCCATATCTGATTGGATTAGGGATATTGGCTATCATTTTTACGAAATTCATTGGGGTGTATTACGCCCTGCCGATTTGGATTTTATTTATATTTGTTTTGCAGTTTTTTCGCGATCCACCCAGATTGGTTCCTATCGCCGCTAATGCAATTTTGGCTCCAGCTGATGGCAGGATTGTTGCGGTTGAAAAGACCTTTGATCCATATGCAAAAAGAGACGCTTTAAAAATTAGTATTTTTATGAACGTGTTTAACGTTCACTCCAATCGTATTGCAGTGAATGGGCGTATCAAATCAATTGAGTATTTTCCGGGTAAGTTTTTCAATGCAGACTTAGATAAAGCCTCTGTTGAAAACGAAAGAAATGCTGTTGTGATTGATGCAAATGGTCACGATATTACGCTAGTTCAAGTGGCTGGCTTAATTGCGCGACGTATATTGTGTTACGCGCAGGTTGGCGACGCTGTGAAGAAGGGCGAGCGTTATGGCTTTATTCGATTTGGATCAAGAGTAGACGTGTATATGCCCCTAGATGTTGAGCCTTTAGTTTCTGTTGGGGACACCGTATATGCCACCACAACGTTGTTAGCTATTTTGAGTCATTTGGATTCATGA
- the ilvC gene encoding ketol-acid reductoisomerase, whose protein sequence is MKVFYDKDADLSLVKGKQVTIIGYGSQGHAHSLNLHDSGVKVTVGLRKNGASWNKAVNAGLQVKEVAEAVKGADIVMMLLPDEQIAEVYKNEVAPNIKAGAALAFAHGFNVHYGQVIPRDDVDVIMIAPKAPGHTVRSTYAQGGGVPHLVAVYQDKSGAARDIALSYATANGGGRAGIIETNFREETETDLFGEQAVLCGGAVELIKAGFETLVEAGYAPEMAYFECLHELKLIVDLIYEGGIANMNYSISNNAEYGEYVTGPRVVTEQTKQVMRDVLKDIQTGEYAKSFILENRAGAPTLISRRRLNAEHQIEQVGGKLRSMMPWIAKNKLVDQSKN, encoded by the coding sequence ATGAAAGTTTTTTACGATAAAGATGCGGACTTATCCTTAGTAAAAGGTAAACAAGTAACAATTATTGGTTATGGCTCACAGGGTCATGCTCACTCATTAAATTTGCATGATTCAGGCGTGAAAGTCACTGTTGGCTTACGTAAAAATGGTGCATCATGGAACAAAGCTGTGAATGCTGGTTTACAAGTAAAAGAAGTTGCTGAAGCAGTTAAAGGCGCTGATATTGTGATGATGCTTTTACCTGATGAGCAAATTGCTGAAGTATATAAAAACGAAGTTGCGCCAAATATCAAAGCTGGAGCAGCTTTAGCATTTGCGCACGGATTTAATGTGCATTATGGTCAAGTGATTCCACGTGATGATGTGGATGTCATCATGATTGCACCAAAAGCCCCAGGCCACACTGTAAGAAGTACATACGCACAAGGTGGTGGTGTACCTCATCTCGTAGCTGTTTACCAAGACAAGTCAGGCGCTGCACGTGACATCGCTCTTTCATATGCAACAGCAAACGGTGGTGGTCGTGCCGGCATTATCGAAACTAATTTCCGTGAAGAAACTGAAACTGATTTATTCGGCGAACAAGCAGTTTTATGTGGCGGAGCAGTTGAATTAATTAAAGCTGGTTTTGAGACTTTAGTTGAAGCAGGTTACGCTCCTGAGATGGCTTATTTTGAATGCTTGCATGAACTTAAATTAATCGTTGATTTAATTTATGAAGGCGGTATCGCCAATATGAATTATTCTATCTCTAACAATGCAGAATATGGCGAGTATGTTACTGGCCCAAGAGTTGTTACTGAACAGACTAAACAAGTGATGCGCGATGTTCTCAAAGACATTCAAACTGGTGAATATGCAAAGAGTTTTATTTTAGAAAATCGTGCAGGTGCACCAACATTGATTTCTCGCAGACGGTTAAATGCAGAGCATCAAATTGAGCAAGTCGGTGGTAAGTTACGTTCAATGATGCCTTGGATTGCAAAAAACAAATTAGTTGATCAAAGCAAGAACTAA
- the pnp gene encoding polyribonucleotide nucleotidyltransferase produces MSMFNKVTKTFQWGKHTVTMETGEIARQSGGAVLVNVDDTVVLATVVAAKNAKPGQDFFPLTVDYVEKTYAAGKIPGGFFRREGRPSEGETLTSRLIDRPIRPLFPEDFYNEVQIVIHVMSINPEVPADIPSLIGASAALAISGIPFHGPLGAARVGYKDGEYMLNPTRSEQLESQLDLIVAGTQNAVLMVESEAHELSEEIMLGGVVYGHDQAKIAIDAIQDLVREAGKPEWDWKPAPKNEELISKVTALAEEGLRAAYQIRQKQARSTELKQVTSKVLEQLSAEGDVDDVAVGNILFGLESKIVRSQVLSGEPRIDGRDTRTVRPIEIRTGVLPRTHGSALFTRGETQALVVATLGTARDEQIIDALEGEYRDRFMFHYNMPPFATGETGRVGSPKRREIGHGRLAKRALIPVLPKSEDFAYSIRLVSEITESNGSSSMASVCGGCLALMDAGVPVKAHVAGVAMGLILDGNRFAVLTDILGDEDHLGDMDFKVAGTANGVTALQMDIKVQGITKEIMQVALAQAKEGRLHILSKMQESMSTVRTELSEHAPRMVTIKIHPDKIREVIGKGGATIQALTKETGCSIDIQDDGTVTIASTSASGMEEAKRQIEGITAEAEVGKIYEGPVVKILEFGALVNILPGKDGLLHISEIAHERVKEVKDFLQEGQIVKVKLLAADERGRLKLSMKALSPEEGGPLPPVAQQPAIVAEEAAPVVQEQPPAEQ; encoded by the coding sequence ATGAGTATGTTTAATAAAGTAACAAAAACGTTTCAATGGGGTAAGCACACTGTAACTATGGAGACTGGCGAAATTGCACGTCAATCTGGTGGTGCTGTATTAGTAAATGTGGATGATACCGTTGTATTAGCTACTGTAGTAGCTGCCAAGAATGCTAAACCTGGCCAGGATTTTTTCCCATTAACAGTTGATTATGTTGAAAAAACGTATGCGGCAGGTAAGATTCCAGGCGGTTTTTTCCGTCGTGAAGGACGTCCATCTGAAGGCGAAACATTAACTTCCCGTTTGATTGACCGTCCGATCCGCCCATTATTCCCTGAAGATTTTTATAACGAAGTGCAGATTGTGATTCATGTAATGTCGATCAATCCTGAAGTGCCAGCAGATATTCCATCATTGATTGGTGCATCTGCAGCTCTTGCGATTTCTGGTATTCCATTCCATGGCCCCTTAGGCGCTGCCAGAGTTGGTTACAAAGATGGTGAGTACATGCTCAATCCAACTCGTTCAGAGCAATTAGAAAGTCAGTTAGATTTAATTGTTGCTGGTACACAAAATGCAGTGTTAATGGTTGAATCAGAGGCTCACGAGTTGTCAGAAGAAATCATGTTAGGCGGAGTTGTATACGGACATGATCAAGCAAAAATAGCCATTGATGCGATTCAAGATTTAGTACGCGAAGCTGGTAAACCAGAATGGGATTGGAAGCCTGCACCGAAGAATGAAGAACTCATTTCTAAGGTAACAGCCTTAGCTGAAGAAGGTCTTCGTGCTGCTTATCAAATTCGTCAAAAACAAGCACGTTCAACAGAGCTCAAACAAGTAACTTCTAAAGTTCTTGAGCAGTTATCTGCCGAAGGTGACGTTGATGATGTTGCTGTTGGAAATATTTTGTTTGGTTTAGAGTCCAAGATTGTTCGTAGCCAAGTTCTCAGTGGAGAGCCACGTATTGACGGTCGTGATACAAGAACAGTTCGTCCGATTGAAATCAGAACAGGTGTATTGCCACGCACGCATGGCTCCGCATTATTTACACGCGGTGAAACTCAAGCCTTAGTAGTAGCAACATTAGGGACCGCAAGAGATGAACAAATTATCGACGCCTTAGAAGGTGAGTATCGTGATCGTTTCATGTTCCACTACAACATGCCTCCATTTGCCACAGGTGAAACTGGTCGCGTAGGAAGTCCTAAGCGTCGTGAAATTGGTCACGGTCGTTTGGCAAAACGTGCCTTAATTCCTGTATTGCCAAAGTCTGAAGATTTTGCATACAGTATTCGTTTGGTATCAGAAATTACTGAATCAAATGGTTCATCTTCCATGGCTTCCGTTTGCGGTGGATGCTTAGCCTTGATGGATGCCGGAGTTCCAGTAAAAGCGCATGTCGCCGGAGTTGCAATGGGCCTGATTTTAGATGGTAACCGTTTCGCAGTGTTAACAGATATTCTTGGTGATGAAGATCACTTAGGTGATATGGACTTTAAAGTGGCTGGTACTGCAAATGGCGTAACTGCGTTGCAGATGGATATTAAAGTACAAGGTATTACGAAAGAAATTATGCAAGTTGCTTTAGCGCAAGCTAAAGAAGGTCGTTTGCATATTCTGTCAAAAATGCAAGAGTCAATGTCTACAGTTCGTACTGAGTTGTCAGAGCATGCTCCAAGAATGGTTACGATTAAGATCCATCCAGACAAGATTCGTGAAGTGATTGGTAAGGGTGGAGCGACGATTCAGGCATTAACGAAAGAAACTGGTTGCAGTATTGATATTCAAGATGACGGTACAGTAACGATTGCTTCAACAAGTGCTTCAGGCATGGAAGAGGCAAAGCGTCAAATTGAAGGAATAACTGCTGAAGCCGAAGTGGGCAAAATCTATGAAGGCCCAGTGGTCAAGATTTTAGAGTTTGGTGCATTAGTTAATATTCTTCCAGGCAAAGATGGTTTATTACATATCTCTGAAATCGCTCATGAGCGCGTTAAGGAAGTAAAAGACTTCTTGCAAGAAGGACAAATCGTTAAAGTGAAGTTGTTAGCTGCTGACGAGCGTGGTCGTTTGAAGTTGTCTATGAAAGCATTGTCACCTGAAGAAGGTGGTCCATTGCCTCCAGTAGCACAACAACCAGCGATTGTTGCTGAAGAGGCTGCTCCTGTAGTTCAAGAGCAACCACCTGCAGAACAGTAA
- the ilvN gene encoding acetolactate synthase small subunit → MRHIISVLLENEPGALSRVVGLFSARGYNIESLTVAPTEDSSLSRMTIVTAGSDEVIEQITKHLNRLVEVVKVYDLSEGAHTERELMLIKVRAVGKEREEMKRTTDIFRGRVIDVTDKSYTIELTGDSAKLDAFIESIDKSAILETVRTGASGIGRGERILRV, encoded by the coding sequence ATGAGACATATTATTTCTGTACTTCTAGAAAATGAGCCCGGCGCGTTATCACGCGTTGTTGGTTTGTTTTCTGCGCGTGGTTATAACATTGAAAGTTTGACGGTAGCACCGACGGAAGATTCATCTCTCTCACGTATGACGATTGTGACTGCAGGTTCAGATGAAGTGATTGAACAGATTACAAAGCATTTGAATCGTTTGGTTGAAGTTGTTAAAGTCTACGATTTAAGCGAAGGTGCGCATACTGAACGCGAACTCATGTTGATTAAGGTTCGTGCCGTAGGTAAAGAGCGTGAAGAAATGAAGCGAACTACGGATATTTTCCGTGGACGGGTCATTGATGTCACGGATAAGAGTTATACGATTGAATTAACAGGTGATTCTGCAAAGTTAGATGCATTTATTGAATCAATTGATAAATCTGCCATTTTGGAAACTGTCAGAACTGGCGCCTCTGGAATTGGCCGTGGTGAAAGAATTTTACGGGTGTAG
- the rpsO gene encoding 30S ribosomal protein S15 has translation MAVNTEAKAGIVKEHARAENDTGSPEVQVALLTARINDLTPHFKANLKDHHSRRGLLKMVSRRRRLLDYLKGKDLNRYKVLIEKLGLRK, from the coding sequence ATGGCTGTTAATACAGAAGCAAAAGCAGGTATTGTAAAAGAGCACGCCCGTGCAGAAAATGATACAGGTAGTCCTGAAGTGCAAGTTGCGCTTTTAACTGCTCGTATTAATGATTTAACCCCTCACTTCAAGGCAAATTTAAAAGACCATCACAGTCGTCGTGGCTTATTAAAGATGGTATCTCGCCGTCGTCGTCTTTTAGATTACCTCAAAGGTAAAGATTTAAATCGTTATAAAGTGTTAATTGAAAAATTAGGTTTACGTAAGTAA
- a CDS encoding NADH-quinone oxidoreductase subunit C, which translates to MNERLIHLQQILEKAFGSTGKIEARINELTLTVPADQYLTVAEKLRSDSTFAFEQLIDLCGVDYQSYGDSVRTDLRFGVVSHLLSVSNNWRLRLIVLVPNDDFPVIPSLTGVWSSANWYEREAFDLFGIIFEGHDDLRRLLTDYGFIGHPFRKDFPVSGQVEMRYDPEQKRVIYQPITIEPREVTPRVIREESYGA; encoded by the coding sequence ATGAACGAACGACTAATCCATTTGCAGCAGATATTAGAAAAAGCTTTTGGCAGTACAGGTAAGATTGAAGCTCGTATAAACGAGTTAACTCTCACAGTTCCTGCTGACCAATATCTAACAGTAGCTGAAAAATTACGTAGTGATTCCACTTTTGCTTTTGAGCAATTAATTGATTTATGTGGAGTTGATTATCAGTCCTATGGAGATTCGGTTAGAACTGATCTTCGTTTTGGCGTGGTTTCGCACCTCCTGTCAGTTAGTAATAATTGGCGTTTACGTTTGATTGTTTTGGTTCCTAATGATGATTTTCCAGTTATACCAAGCTTGACTGGCGTTTGGAGCTCCGCGAACTGGTATGAGCGTGAGGCTTTTGATCTTTTTGGAATTATTTTCGAAGGTCATGATGATCTTCGAAGACTTTTGACTGATTATGGTTTTATTGGCCACCCATTTAGAAAAGATTTCCCCGTCTCAGGTCAGGTTGAAATGCGTTATGACCCAGAGCAAAAACGTGTCATATATCAACCAATAACGATAGAGCCTCGCGAAGTCACGCCACGAGTGATACGTGAAGAAAGTTACGGCGCTTAA
- a CDS encoding 2-isopropylmalate synthase: MNQVAQEKVIIFDTTLRDGEQSPGASMTKDEKVRIARQLERLKVDVIEAGFAASSPGDFEAIKAVAAAVKDSTICSLARANDKDISRAAEAIAAANSKRIHVFLATSELHMKIKLRMTREQVLEQAIQSIRFARNFTDDIEFSPEDGYRSDPEFLYQVLEAVIKEGATTINVPDTVGYAIPELYGEFILDLRNKIPNSDKAIWSVHCHNDLGLAVANSLAGVHIGGARQVECTINGLGERAGNTALEEIVMAIKTRKDYFNLSVDTDISQIVASSKMVSQITGFVVQPNKAVVGANAFAHASGIHQDGVLKARNTYEIMRAEDVGWSANKIVLGKLSGRNAFKQRLQELGVSLDSEVEINEAFGRFKALADQKSEIFDEDILAIVSNAEVKDGSDHYRFVSLSQRSETGEKPESKIVMEVGGLEREASANGNGPVDATFNAIEKEANSGSELLLYSVNAITTGTQSQGEVTVRLAKGGRIVNGVGTDPDIIAASAKAYLGALNRLHDPSLEKLNAQMAP; encoded by the coding sequence ATGAATCAAGTAGCGCAAGAAAAAGTCATTATTTTTGATACCACTTTAAGAGATGGTGAGCAATCCCCAGGTGCGTCGATGACTAAAGATGAAAAGGTCAGAATTGCCCGTCAACTCGAGCGTTTGAAGGTTGATGTCATTGAAGCTGGATTTGCAGCAAGTTCACCTGGTGATTTTGAAGCCATCAAGGCAGTAGCAGCAGCCGTCAAAGACTCCACCATTTGTTCTTTAGCAAGAGCCAATGATAAAGATATTTCGAGAGCAGCTGAGGCGATAGCTGCGGCCAATTCAAAAAGGATTCATGTGTTTCTTGCCACGAGTGAGTTGCACATGAAGATAAAACTCAGAATGACTAGGGAGCAAGTCCTGGAGCAGGCGATACAGTCGATAAGGTTCGCTCGCAATTTTACGGATGATATTGAATTTTCTCCAGAAGATGGCTACCGATCTGATCCAGAGTTTTTATATCAAGTTCTTGAAGCTGTCATTAAAGAGGGTGCAACAACGATCAATGTGCCTGATACCGTTGGTTACGCCATACCCGAATTATATGGTGAGTTCATCTTGGATTTGCGTAACAAAATACCAAATTCTGACAAAGCCATTTGGTCAGTTCATTGTCATAATGATTTAGGGTTAGCAGTTGCAAACTCTTTAGCGGGAGTTCATATTGGCGGAGCAAGACAAGTAGAGTGCACAATTAATGGACTGGGTGAGCGAGCTGGTAATACAGCACTTGAAGAAATTGTGATGGCAATCAAAACACGTAAAGACTATTTTAATTTAAGCGTTGATACCGATATTTCTCAAATTGTTGCAAGCTCAAAAATGGTTTCTCAAATCACTGGTTTTGTTGTTCAGCCGAATAAAGCCGTAGTTGGTGCGAACGCCTTTGCCCACGCTTCGGGGATTCATCAAGACGGAGTTTTAAAAGCAAGAAACACCTATGAGATTATGCGTGCTGAAGATGTTGGGTGGAGTGCGAACAAGATTGTTCTTGGTAAGTTGTCGGGTAGAAATGCTTTCAAACAACGCTTACAAGAGTTAGGTGTTAGCCTTGATTCAGAAGTAGAAATTAATGAGGCATTTGGTCGCTTCAAAGCATTGGCTGATCAAAAGTCAGAAATTTTTGACGAAGATATTTTGGCGATTGTTTCGAATGCTGAGGTGAAAGACGGCTCTGATCATTATCGATTTGTTTCCTTGTCCCAACGTTCGGAAACGGGTGAGAAGCCTGAGTCGAAGATTGTGATGGAGGTCGGCGGTCTAGAAAGGGAGGCAAGCGCTAATGGCAATGGTCCAGTGGATGCCACCTTTAATGCGATCGAAAAAGAGGCAAATAGTGGCTCAGAGTTATTGCTATATTCAGTCAATGCAATTACGACCGGTACGCAATCTCAGGGTGAGGTGACTGTCCGGTTAGCGAAAGGTGGAAGGATTGTGAATGGTGTGGGAACAGACCCAGATATTATTGCAGCCTCTGCTAAAGCTTATCTTGGTGCTCTGAATCGCTTACACGATCCATCACTAGAAAAACTCAATGCTCAGATGGCGCCATAA
- the pssA gene encoding CDP-diacylglycerol--serine O-phosphatidyltransferase — MKPRVRPKRPRIFSRTKVHRRRNVFQDDLLEDDHEELVERPRNKAIYLLPNAFTTGALFFGFFAIVQAMNQHWEVASMAIFCSLILDGMDGRVARMTRTQSAFGEQYDSLADMVSFGVAPALVAYEWALKGLGKWGWVAAFIYCAGAALRLARFNISTGVIDKRFFQGLPSPAAASIVAGFVWLAEDNHLPVSDAAIPWTMFCITVYAGITMVSNAKFYSGKALDIRYKVSFGVMVFVILGLVLMSTYPPLTIFCFFLVYALSGYVLWVWEYFKTINHNKTSPK; from the coding sequence ATGAAGCCTAGAGTAAGACCAAAACGTCCTAGAATTTTTAGTCGAACGAAAGTTCATCGACGACGTAATGTGTTTCAAGATGATTTGCTTGAAGATGATCATGAAGAGCTAGTAGAGCGTCCCCGCAATAAAGCCATCTATTTATTACCAAATGCCTTTACAACAGGAGCATTATTCTTCGGATTTTTTGCGATTGTTCAAGCGATGAATCAGCATTGGGAAGTCGCTTCGATGGCGATATTTTGTTCCCTGATTTTAGATGGTATGGATGGACGCGTTGCGCGTATGACACGCACGCAAAGTGCATTTGGTGAACAATATGACTCCCTCGCTGATATGGTTTCCTTTGGTGTTGCACCGGCCTTGGTTGCTTATGAGTGGGCTCTTAAAGGCTTAGGTAAATGGGGTTGGGTTGCTGCGTTTATTTATTGCGCAGGGGCTGCACTTCGTTTAGCGAGATTTAATATCAGTACGGGCGTCATTGATAAACGTTTTTTTCAGGGATTGCCAAGCCCGGCCGCAGCCTCTATTGTGGCGGGATTTGTATGGTTAGCCGAGGATAATCATTTACCAGTGAGTGATGCTGCGATACCCTGGACGATGTTTTGTATAACGGTCTATGCGGGTATAACGATGGTTTCTAATGCTAAGTTTTATAGTGGTAAGGCTTTAGACATTCGCTACAAGGTGTCCTTTGGTGTGATGGTTTTTGTCATATTGGGATTAGTATTAATGTCCACCTATCCACCACTGACTATTTTTTGCTTTTTTCTGGTTTATGCCTTATCAGGATACGTTTTGTGGGTATGGGAGTATTTCAAGACGATTAATCACAATAAAACGAGTCCTAAATAA
- a CDS encoding NADH-quinone oxidoreductase subunit B has product MALEGLLKEGFVTMSADKLINWTRTGSLWPMTFGLACCAVEMMHAGAARYDLDRFGVVFRPSPRQSDLMIVAGTLCNKMAPALRKVYDQMPEPRWVLSMGSCANGGGYYHYSYSVVRGCDRIVPVDVYVPGCPPTAEALMYGIIQLQAKIRRTSTIARKE; this is encoded by the coding sequence ATGGCGCTAGAAGGTTTATTAAAAGAAGGCTTTGTCACGATGTCAGCCGATAAGCTGATTAATTGGACAAGGACTGGTTCATTATGGCCAATGACATTTGGGCTCGCTTGTTGCGCAGTCGAGATGATGCATGCCGGAGCCGCAAGGTATGACTTAGACCGATTTGGTGTAGTTTTTAGACCATCTCCAAGGCAGTCTGACCTCATGATTGTTGCGGGAACTTTGTGCAATAAAATGGCCCCAGCCCTGCGTAAAGTCTATGACCAAATGCCCGAGCCTCGCTGGGTATTGTCAATGGGCTCTTGCGCTAACGGAGGTGGCTATTACCACTATTCGTATTCCGTTGTGAGAGGTTGTGATCGTATCGTTCCAGTTGATGTGTATGTTCCCGGGTGTCCTCCTACAGCAGAGGCACTTATGTACGGCATTATTCAGTTGCAGGCAAAAATTCGTCGCACGTCAACCATTGCAAGAAAAGAGTAA
- the secG gene encoding preprotein translocase subunit SecG, producing MEWLKTLLMVVQIISAIGVIGLVLVQQGKGADMGAAFGSGASGSIFGATGSSNFLSRTTGILAAVFFLSTLSISYVGTKHETDAGVLSKPSAITVPDQPGADPAKPAAKEVDSTQGSSVPK from the coding sequence ATGGAATGGTTAAAAACGTTACTCATGGTGGTGCAAATTATCTCCGCTATTGGCGTGATTGGGCTCGTATTAGTCCAACAAGGTAAAGGGGCTGATATGGGGGCCGCTTTTGGATCTGGAGCCTCAGGCAGTATCTTTGGCGCAACAGGCTCTTCCAACTTCTTATCCAGAACAACGGGCATTTTAGCTGCGGTGTTTTTCTTGTCGACGCTTTCGATTAGTTATGTTGGCACTAAACATGAAACTGATGCTGGTGTTTTATCAAAGCCTAGTGCGATTACTGTTCCTGATCAACCTGGAGCTGATCCAGCAAAACCTGCAGCAAAAGAAGTTGACTCCACTCAAGGGTCTTCTGTACCAAAATAA
- the tpiA gene encoding triose-phosphate isomerase, whose product MRPILIIANWKLNGNWSFNEEYASAFSNGLKEVDVTGRQIVICPPSIYLQQLNGLILDQEIYFGGQDLSDEISGAFTGEISGVMLKEFGCRYVLVGHSERRVRHQESNEVVVKKALNAIAAGLIPVVCVGETLEQRQALQMQEVLSKQVDSILQGLGEQAEQIVLAYEPIWAIGTGQTASAEQAQEVHGWLRETIGKTSHSIAENLPIIYGGSVKSDNAKQLLEMSDIDGLLVGGASLVVSEFLAICQAGKVI is encoded by the coding sequence ATGCGCCCCATACTCATTATTGCGAATTGGAAGTTAAATGGTAATTGGTCATTTAATGAAGAGTATGCGAGCGCATTTTCAAATGGTTTAAAAGAGGTTGATGTAACAGGGCGTCAGATCGTGATTTGTCCACCCAGTATTTATTTACAGCAATTGAATGGTTTGATTCTTGATCAAGAAATTTACTTTGGTGGGCAGGATCTTTCTGATGAAATTTCTGGCGCATTTACTGGAGAAATTTCAGGGGTCATGCTCAAAGAGTTTGGTTGTCGATATGTTTTAGTTGGACATTCTGAACGCAGAGTGCGTCATCAAGAATCCAATGAAGTGGTTGTGAAAAAAGCGCTCAATGCCATTGCTGCAGGTTTGATACCTGTAGTTTGTGTTGGTGAGACTTTAGAACAGCGTCAAGCCTTGCAAATGCAAGAAGTGTTGTCGAAGCAAGTAGATTCTATTTTGCAGGGTTTGGGTGAGCAGGCAGAGCAGATCGTATTGGCTTATGAGCCCATTTGGGCAATTGGCACTGGTCAAACAGCTAGTGCTGAGCAAGCTCAAGAAGTGCATGGATGGTTAAGAGAAACAATTGGCAAAACAAGCCATAGTATTGCGGAAAATTTACCAATTATTTACGGCGGAAGTGTGAAGTCTGATAATGCTAAACAGTTATTAGAGATGTCTGATATTGATGGTTTACTCGTTGGCGGGGCTTCATTAGTAGTCTCAGAATTTTTAGCAATTTGCCAAGCTGGCAAAGTTATATAA